CGGCGGGATCGGAGGCCTTCGGCGGCTCGGTCGCGACCATCACCCAGCGATGCGCCGGGCGGTCCACCGGCGTCCGCTCGAAGCCCTGATACACCTGCCACACCAGCAGCAACGCGGCCAGCGCGACGAGGTAGGCGATCGTGGTGATGACCGTATTGTCGGCGATGCGCTGGGTGTCGGTGTAGAAGACCGTGAGGGTCGTCGTGACGATCGAGGCGATCGACACGACGTAGCTGACGAACCATGTGATCCACCAACTGACGATCCGTAGCCCGCGTCGACGTTCCAACCTGGCCAATTCGACGACGTACACCGGGGCCAACACCAGGTTGATCGGCGGGACCATACAACCGATCCACAGCCGACCCGGGGTGCGCGGATCCTCGGCTCCCTGGTGGGCGAACGCCGCGGCGCGCCGCGCGATCAGCCAATTGGTGAGGATCAGCCCGCTGGCCAGCACCCCGAAGAAAGCGAACGCGCTGGCCGCCACGGGCACCCACGTCGCAAAGCCGGCGACGAATGGATTGAGCAGAGCACCGCGGTTGTAGAGCATCAACGCGTACCGCAGCATGTGCAGCACCGCGGCCGCGCCGAGCAGAATGAGCGTGGTGACCACGACCAGTCGCACCGCGCTCGGGGTCGGGCCCCGACGGCCCGTCTCGGTGGCCTCGGCGCCCGCAGCCTGATCGAACCTGTCGTAGAGCCCCCATCGCGGGATGGCGCTGTACCGCGGGGTCGGCCCCAGCGGTCGGGGACGCCGACGCGGCGGTGGTGGGGCTCCTGGACGTACCGCGATCCAGCGATAACCGGACGGGGGTTTTCCGGGACCGGACGGCTGCGGTGGCTGTGCCGGGGTTGCCGGTACGGACCCGGGCGCCATGAGAGTGCCGCGGCAGCGTGGACACCACGTCCGCTGGCGGTCGCGCACATTCCACCGCGTCCCGCACTGGGCACAGACCTGGATCACGCGACCAGCCTACGACCCCGAGCTGACCGGACGGCCCGCCTGTACCCAGGACAACATGCCGCCGGAGACGTTGATCGGCTCGAAGCCGTTGCGGGCCAGATACTGGGACACACGCTGGGACCGCCCGCCCGCGTGGCAGATGACGTAGAGCGTGGCGTCGCGGTCGATCTCATCGATCCGCGCGGGCACATCTCCCATCGGGATGTGCTGCGCGCCGGCGATGTGCCCGCTCTGCCATTCGTCGTCCTCGCGCACATCGAGCAAAACGGAGTCCGCTCCGAACTCCGCCGGCAGTTGGCCGACCTCAATCTGCTGCACATCTCCGTCAGACATGCCGACCATGCTGGCATGGCCCGGGCGACCGCGCATCGATTCCTCGGCAGCAATGTCCTTGCTATCCACAGTTTCCACAGATTCATCCACAGGCTGGGGGCCGATTTCGCCGTGAGAGCCCGGCCTCAGCTGTGAATCCGCCCAGAGCCTGTGGATAAACCCCACCCGAAGGCCCACGCCGATCAACAAGCGGTACATCCGCTGAGCAAAAATATTGGCCATCTAACTTTCCGAGACGGCATTTTTCGACTGGTTGCAATCTGTCGGATTCTGATTCCCGGGTAAGCGACCGAGCGATCTGCAGACCCGATTTTTCTGCGCGGCAAACACGGTCTATGATCGGCGTCACAACAGTCCGTGTGACAGATCTCACTGGGGGGACAGCTTGATCGTGCAGGTCAGGAGCGTCTGATGGCAGTACACCCGTTTGGACAAGGATCGGCGGTGCCGCCGTCGGACTGGCAGTCGGCGCCGCGCTACACCAACAACCAGGTCGTGGCCCTCATCCGGGCGGCGGTCATCGCGCTCGTCCTGATCGGCGTACTCGCCGCCATCGTCCTGTTCTGAGCCGCCTTCCGAGCGTGCTGGGGACCCGCTCCTTGCGGTGTGCGCAGGGATGGAGCAAGGTTGAGCTCGAGCTTGTTGTCGAGATATCCGACGCCGAACTCCACCGCGATCCCCATGACTAGGAAGGAACCCAGTGGCTGAATACACCCTGCCCGACCTCGATTACGACTACGGCGCCCTGGAACCCCACATCTCCGGCCAGATCAACGAACTGCACCACAGCAAGCACCACGCCACCTACGTCAAGGGTGTCAACGACGCCGTGGCCAAGCTCGAAGAGGCCCGCGCCAACGACGACCAGTCGGCGATCTTCCTCAACGAGAAGAACCTGGCCTTCCACCTCGGCGGCCACGTCAACCACAGCATCTGGTGGAAGAACCTCTCCCCCAACGGCGGCGACAAGCCCGAAGGCGACCTCGCGGCCGCCATCGACGACCAATTCGGCAGCTTCGACAAGTTCCGCGCCCAGTTCACCGCCGCAGCCAACGGCCTGCAGGGCTCCGGCTGGGCCGTCCTGGGCTACGACAGCCTCGGCCAGCGCCTGCTGACCTTCCAGCTCTACGACCAGCAGGCCAACGTCCCGCTGGGCATCATCCCGCTGCTGCAGGTCGACATGTGGGAGCACGCCTTCTACCTGCAGTACAAGAACGTCAAGGCCGACTACGTCAAGGCCTTCTGGAACGTCGTCAACTGGGCCGACGTCCAAGACCGCTACGCCAAGGCAACCGCCAAGACCGGCGGCCTCATCTTCGGGTAAGTCCCCCCGTTCGTCGGAAGCCCCGCGTGCCACGGCCCGCGGGGCTTCCTGCGTCTGATTGGCACTCCGATCCTCTTGCGTGCTAACCCGCCACTGCAGCATCCTGAGTCACAGCGACCCACAGCTGTGTCGGAGTAGTAGCAGCGAGCGACTGTCGGGAGGCCAGATGGACACCGGTGCCGGTAAGGCGATCGAAATTGCCCCGTTCCATTCGCGAGGCACCCTGAAGGGTTTCGTGGTGTCGGGCCGCTGGCCGGATTCCACCAAGGAATGGGCGCAGCTGCTGATCGTCGCCGTCCGAGTCGCCTCACTGCCCGGCTTGCTGTCCACCACGACGATCTTCGGCGTGCGAGAAGAACTTCCCGATCAGCCCGAGCCGGGCACGGTCGGACTCGTCCTCGCCGAGGGTCCGGTGGTGGGGGATTCGGCGCTGCCGCCCGGGTTCTTCGCCGACCACCAGCCGCCCGCACTGTTGATGCTGCACCCGCCGTCGGAGACGACGCCGTCGCTACCCGAGTGCGCCGGCGCAGCCTCCGGGTGCGTCCTGTTGCCCGGGATTCCGCACCTGGGCCTTGAGCACCGGGCGGCATGGGTGGAAGCGGAATCCGACGGCACCATCACCTCCATGGTGAGCCGGGTGGGCGTCGATCCGATCAGCCATCCGGACACCGCCATCATGGCGATGCTGCTGGCCGCCTGAGCCGCCCGGCATCGGTACCGGTTCGGCCACGAACCGGTACGAATGGCTGCATGGCGGCCAGCAATTCTGTTGCACCCGTCGAGGTGGCGGGTGTTTACCTGCCCTGGACTTCGCCCGTTACCCCAGCAAAGCGGACCACCGGCTTTGCTGTGTGACGCCTGCGCACAGGCGATCAGCTCTGGGGTCAGAGTGACAACATGTCAAGATCAGTTGATCTCGGCAAAACAACGTCTGCGTCATTATTTTCTTCGCCAGCTTTGACAGCGTTTCGGCGATCACATCGTTGACGTGCACTACATGCCCTCGCCCGACACCCAAACTGGGGGTAGTGTTACTTTTCACTGGTTTGCACTTGGTTGTGGCGTTAACTCTCGCTACGATGATCAGCAAATACGAAGCACGTGCATTTCGCTCGTACGCCATGTGGAGGAAAGTTAGATGAGCAAGACGTTCGCCGCCCGCCTGAACCGCCTCTTCGATACGGTTTACCCTCCGGGCCGGGGACCGCATACGTCTGCTGAGGTGATCGGCGCCCTGAAGGCCGAGGGCGTCACGATGTCCGCTCCGTACCTCTCCCAGCTGCGCTCGGGCAACCGTACGAACCCGTCGGCCACCACGATGACCGCCCTGGCCAACTTCTTCCGGATCAAGCCGGCCTACTTCACCGATGACGAGTACTACGAGAAGCTCGACAAGGAACTGACCTGGCTGGCCAGCATGCGCGACGAGGGCGTGCGCCGCATCGCTGCGCGCACCGTCGGCCTGTCGCAGGAGTCGCAGCAGGATCTCGCGCAGAAGGTCGACGAGCTCCGCCGCCGGGAGAACCTCGACGGCTGAATCCCTCCACGGATCACCACCCGAACGGTGCCGAGCGCATGAGCGCGAGGCACCGTTCGTGCGTTCAGGGCTGCTCGACCAGATCCTGATACTGCTCGGCGATCGCCAGGATCCATTCCCGATCGGACAAGGTCGTCGGCTGGCGTAGCCAGTTCAAGCCGGGGAACGACGCGTGCGCATCGGCCGCGGTGCCGTCGCGACCGTCGTATATCCACCTTGCGATGCCGCGAGCCTGTTCCTCGGCGGGCACCGGCGGTGAGTCCAGGTCGGCGATATCGGCGATGTTGAGCGCCTGCTCGGTATCGGGTTTGGCACCCACCGAGGTGGTACGGCGATGCTCACTCTCGGCGGCGATCGCCTCCAGGTAGAGCGAGTCGGATATCAGGGACATCTGCTCGGCCACCCGGAACAGCAACGGCCCGCGGGGTCGTACACCGATCCCTACGTCGGGGTGACGCTCGTTGAGCTCGGCCAGCAGCGGCGCGATCATCCGCATCTCGCGGCGCGCGCCGAACCAGTCCTCGATGCTGGGTAACAACGCCCCGCCGGCGACGACCGCCATGGCACAGCCCAACAGTGTCGCGGCTGCGCCGACGCCGAGCGCGTCGGTGGTTCCGACGGCGCGAAGCAGGAAGAAAGCGCTCGCCAGCACGATGAGCACCATGCCCATACTGAAGACGAACAGCGCCCGCCCGCGTCGGGTGCGATTGGAGTGGCGGACTCCCGCCCATGCGACAAGTGTCAACGCCAGGAGCACGTAGAGCATCGGCAACAGCCAGGCCGAGGAGCCGCCCGGCGCCAGGTGTCGGCGCAGATACTCCTCGGGCGCCATCTCGGCTTCCTTCTCCCTGCGGAAGAACCCGACCAGCGTGACCGCGGCGATGCCGGCTGCGAAGACGTACTGCCCGATGGCAATCCGGCGGATGGTGGCCGGCGTGCGATCGGAGGCCACCGTCGTGATCATCACGCAGCTGCCCGCCGCGCATGCGATCAAGGCCACCTGGCTCAGCGCCACCGAGACATTGGGCCAGCGCAACGCGGTATCGATGAGCAGGGTCAGGGGCTGCCAGTTGAGGGCTGCCACCATGCCCAGACTCCCCAGCGCGAGGATCATCGCGGTACTCACCAGGGATTGCTTGTTCACCAACGCCCAGCCGATTCGTAGGCCGGTGGCCAGTCCCAGCAGACCGGCGATCACCCAGACCGTCAACCAAACGCCTCTCCGAGCCGAACCTGCACGATCGACGATCGATCCGAGGGCAGCCGGCCCAGTCGGTAGATCAACAACGCCGCGAAATCCTCGGCCTCCTGCTCGGCTTCCTCGCCAGCCGGGCCCATGCAGCCGGTGCGCTGATTGAGCATGTAGCCGATCAGGTCCGAGCCGGCGAGCTCGGTGACCTCGCGGGCCGCCTCCACGACGGGCGTGCCGGCATGTCCGAGGACCAGATGACCCAGTTCATGGGCCAGCGTCCGGTCCCAGGCCGGCAAGCCCTTCTGGATCAGGAAGACGTCGTGATCGGCGTACTGACGCCATTGACCGCACACTCCGGCAGGGAGATCGGCCATCTTGATCTGGATCGGGCGGCCCTGGTCGTCGGCGACCGCCTCGACCAGACGTGGCAGCGTGACCTCACCCCGGCGCGGGGCGAGATCGAGAACGGAACTCACTGCACGGGTCACCCGACGGCTCGCAGGCATGAGGTCTCCTTTCTGACCATTCCACTATGGCGCTGACGTTCGCTGAACGGGAGTGAAACGCTCAACTCGCGAGCCACCCCGGCCGGTCTGCCGAGACCACGGCGCCGCCGAATTTGCTGGCGCGGCTCCGAATCCACGTCCTCATCATCTCTTACACGTCGGCAGGCAGATCGGCAGTCCTTCCGGCAATTCTCGCACACCGTGCCAGATGTGTTTGCTGATGCAGTCTCTCGGCCAGGTCGGCGGGGCAGCGAAATGCGCGGCATGGTAAGAGCGATAGGGTTGGCCGCGACGTAGGCATGTGCTGTGCCGACCGCATGACACATCGACGATTATGACCGGGAGGCGCCGCCGATGGCCCTGTTCAAGCGACGCAAGAGCCGGGCGACACGGCGTGCCGAAGCCAAGGCGATCAAGGCGAAAGCCAAGCTCGAGGCCAGGCTGGCGGCCAAGAACGACGCCCGGCGCATCAAGGCCGACCGCAAGGCGGCGACCCGTGCGGTCAAGGCACAGCTCAAGGCTCAGCACGACAGCGACCGTGCCGCCCTGAAAGTGGCCGAAACCCAGTTGAAGGCGGTGCGCGAGGGCAAGCTGCTCTCGCCGATCAAGATCCGCCGCGCGCTGACGGTGTCCCGTCTGCTGGCTCCGGTGCTGGTGCCGCTGGCGTATCGAGGAGCGATCGCGGTTCGTGGTCTGCTCGACCAACGGCGCGCGGATCAGCTCGGCGTCCCGCTGAGTCAGGTGGGCCAGTTCTCCGGCCACGGCGCCGCGCTGTCGGCACGCATCACCGGCGCCGAGCAGGCGGTGCGCCGGGTCGCCGAGAAGAACCCCAAGGATGCCGAGACGCGCGCCTTCGTCTCCGCGATCAACGATCGGCTCACCGATCTCGCGGCAGCGGTGACGGCCGCGGAGAACATGCCGTCAGCGCGCCGCCGGTCGGCGCACGCGGCGATCGGCGATCAGCTCGACGGTATCGACGCTGACGTACTGGCCCGGCTCGGGTTGCCGTGATCCGGCTTCTCGCCGCCGTGCTCGCGGCAGTGTTCGCGCTGCTCGGTTCCAGCGGCGCCGGCGTGGCGTCGGCGCACGCCGCGTTGGTGTCCTCCGATCCGGCGGCCGATGCGCAGTTGGCGGAGGCGCCGAGCACGGTCCGTGCGACGTTCAGCGAGGACCTGCAGAGCGCATTCGCCGCGATGACGGTCGTCGGTCCGGACGGCAACCTGTGGTCGACCGGGGACCCCAGGATCACCGGTCCGGTGGCCGAGGTCGACCTGCGCCCGCTCGGCCCGGCGGGCACCTACACCGCCAATTACCGTGTCACCTCCGCCGACGGACACGTCATCAGCGGATCCTGGTCGTTCGAGCTGACCGTGGCCCGCACCGCGACACCGGGTCCGCCGGTCGCCGCGCCTGCGGCCGCCGAGCCGGCGGTCGAGCGCGGACTGCCGGTATGGCCCTTCGTCGCGGGCGCGGTCGTGCTCGTCGGCGCCGGGGTGTGGTGGAGCCGACGCCGACGTTCGTGAGCGGGCTGCGGCGCGCCGGGCAGGGCCTCCTGGTCGCGACCGCGGGTGTGGTGCTGGCCTGGGCGCTGGCACGTCCCCAGCTGTCGTTGCCGATCACGTCGACCCGCATGCTGGCCGACGGTGCGGCCGTGGTGGTGCTGGGGTTGGCCATGCTGCCGTATCTGGACGTCGCGCGTTATCGCACCGAGCTGGCGACCCGCAGATCGCCCGCACTGGCCACGGCCGCGTGGCTGTGGCTGGCCGCCGAACTCGTGCGGTTGATCACGGCGGCCGCCGCCACGGCAGCGGTGGGCATCGGTGATCTCGCGGTCGGTACCACGCTGGAGTACGCGACGGCGACCGTTGCCGGCCGCGCCGACCTGATCACGGTGCTGTGTGCCGCCGCGGTCGGGGCGGCCGCGATCGCGGCGCGCGGTGCCGTGGCATCGGCGACGATCACGGGTATCGCCGCGCTGGGCCTTGCCGCACGCACGCTGTCCGGTCACCTTTCCGAAAGCCCGCTCGGCGGTGTGGCGGTCACCTTGCACGTCCTGGCGGCGGCCGTGTGGTGTGGGCTGCTGGCAGCGATGCTGCTGACGGTGCGGCACCGTGGGCAGTGGGCGCGCTTGTTGCCGCGGTTCTCGATGTTGTCGCTGTGGTGTGTGCTGGTCCTGATCGCGGGCGGCATCGTGAGTGCGGCGGCGGCGGTTCCGCTGGATTCCGTGTCGGCGCTGGTGTCGACGGGCTACGGGCGGCTGCTGCTGGCGAAGGTGGCGGTCACCGCGGCGTTGATGGTGCTGGCCTGGCGGAACCGGCGGTCATGGGTGC
The sequence above is drawn from the Mycolicibacterium neoaurum VKM Ac-1815D genome and encodes:
- a CDS encoding DUF4328 domain-containing protein, with the protein product MIQVCAQCGTRWNVRDRQRTWCPRCRGTLMAPGSVPATPAQPPQPSGPGKPPSGYRWIAVRPGAPPPPRRRPRPLGPTPRYSAIPRWGLYDRFDQAAGAEATETGRRGPTPSAVRLVVVTTLILLGAAAVLHMLRYALMLYNRGALLNPFVAGFATWVPVAASAFAFFGVLASGLILTNWLIARRAAAFAHQGAEDPRTPGRLWIGCMVPPINLVLAPVYVVELARLERRRGLRIVSWWITWFVSYVVSIASIVTTTLTVFYTDTQRIADNTVITTIAYLVALAALLLVWQVYQGFERTPVDRPAHRWVMVATEPPKASDPAAEPMESVAAVEAEDRNPAA
- a CDS encoding rhodanese-like domain-containing protein, producing MSDGDVQQIEVGQLPAEFGADSVLLDVREDDEWQSGHIAGAQHIPMGDVPARIDEIDRDATLYVICHAGGRSQRVSQYLARNGFEPINVSGGMLSWVQAGRPVSSGS
- a CDS encoding superoxide dismutase, which encodes MAEYTLPDLDYDYGALEPHISGQINELHHSKHHATYVKGVNDAVAKLEEARANDDQSAIFLNEKNLAFHLGGHVNHSIWWKNLSPNGGDKPEGDLAAAIDDQFGSFDKFRAQFTAAANGLQGSGWAVLGYDSLGQRLLTFQLYDQQANVPLGIIPLLQVDMWEHAFYLQYKNVKADYVKAFWNVVNWADVQDRYAKATAKTGGLIFG
- a CDS encoding helix-turn-helix transcriptional regulator produces the protein MSKTFAARLNRLFDTVYPPGRGPHTSAEVIGALKAEGVTMSAPYLSQLRSGNRTNPSATTMTALANFFRIKPAYFTDDEYYEKLDKELTWLASMRDEGVRRIAARTVGLSQESQQDLAQKVDELRRRENLDG
- a CDS encoding DUF6474 family protein; translated protein: MALFKRRKSRATRRAEAKAIKAKAKLEARLAAKNDARRIKADRKAATRAVKAQLKAQHDSDRAALKVAETQLKAVREGKLLSPIKIRRALTVSRLLAPVLVPLAYRGAIAVRGLLDQRRADQLGVPLSQVGQFSGHGAALSARITGAEQAVRRVAEKNPKDAETRAFVSAINDRLTDLAAAVTAAENMPSARRRSAHAAIGDQLDGIDADVLARLGLP
- a CDS encoding copper resistance CopC family protein produces the protein MIRLLAAVLAAVFALLGSSGAGVASAHAALVSSDPAADAQLAEAPSTVRATFSEDLQSAFAAMTVVGPDGNLWSTGDPRITGPVAEVDLRPLGPAGTYTANYRVTSADGHVISGSWSFELTVARTATPGPPVAAPAAAEPAVERGLPVWPFVAGAVVLVGAGVWWSRRRRS
- a CDS encoding CopD family protein, with the translated sequence MSGLRRAGQGLLVATAGVVLAWALARPQLSLPITSTRMLADGAAVVVLGLAMLPYLDVARYRTELATRRSPALATAAWLWLAAELVRLITAAAATAAVGIGDLAVGTTLEYATATVAGRADLITVLCAAAVGAAAIAARGAVASATITGIAALGLAARTLSGHLSESPLGGVAVTLHVLAAAVWCGLLAAMLLTVRHRGQWARLLPRFSMLSLWCVLVLIAGGIVSAAAAVPLDSVSALVSTGYGRLLLAKVAVTAALMVLAWRNRRSWVPSARGHRVSAEGSSRRSGIELALMAVALMLAAALAVTG